DNA from Bradyrhizobium japonicum USDA 6:
CGGATCGCGGGCCCCTTGTTCAGTTCGAGCGTCGAAGCCGGACTCAGTTCACGCGCGTCCAGGTCTGGCCGCCGCAGAACATGCCGCCGAAGGCGCAGCCCTGCACGCGCAGGCGGTCGGTGCCCTTCATTGCGATCGTGGAATCGTAGGTCGAGCCGGTGTTGGGATCGAGGATGCGGCCGGACCATTTCTGATCCTTGTTCTGGTCCTTGGCGGGCTTCATGTTGATGAGGACCTGTTCGCCGTTCTGGTTCGATTTGCTGTCGACCGAATAGCCGCAGAGATTGCTGCCGCATTGCTCGATGCGGACCTTGCCTTCCTTTTCCTCGGTGAGCCAGATGCCGAGCGGTGAATTGAGATCGCGCGCGGGCGCGCCTGCGGGAGCCGGGGGAGCGACGGCGGCGGCCTGAACGGGTGCGGCAGCCGGCGCCGGAGCGGGGGCTGGACGCGGCGCCGGGGGGGCAGCAGCCACAGTCGGGGCCGGCGGCGGTGCCACGGCGGGCGCTGCCTGCTCCTCGACCGGAGCGGGCGCCGGAGGCGGTGCGGGTGGCGGCAAGACGGCCGTTTCGGCCGGCGCGTTGCTGGCGGTTGCGGACGGCGGCGGAGCGGGCGGGGGCGGAACCGGCGGCGGCGCTGCAGCGGCCGGCGCCTGTTCGGTTGCGGGCGGCGCCACGACAGGGGCGGGAGCTGGTGCCGGAGCGGCCTGCGGTTGCGGATCAACCTTGGCCTGTTGCGGCGCCTGCTGGCCCGGGCTCGTCTCGTTCTTCTTGGCTTTTTTCGCCTTGCCCTGGCCGGTGTTGTCGTAGACGCCGGGGATCTGCACCGTGCCGCGGTCCGGATCGATGCGGATGGTGCGCCCGCCATATTCGAAAGTGTACTGCGCTTGCGCAGCGGTGCTCGCCAAAAGGAATGCGGCCGTGGCCAACAGCTTCCTCATTTCCGTCTCCTGAACAGCTGGTCCCCGCACCAACGCTTACGCGCCGGTTCGATCGCAAAAAGTGATCTAGATCACTGTCACCGTATGAGTCGTGGTCCGGCGGTGCCGGGTTCAATAAGCCCGGAACCTGCCCTCAATTTGGCCGAGACTAGCGACAGGAGGACGCGGCCGGGAGCGCCGTTCCGATGGGATCGTAACGAGGCTCTAGATTCTCTAGATTCCGTCTTCCTTACGCGAACCGCTGCCCGCTACGCCCGAAAACGCTCTAGTCGAACCAGGCGGCGTAGATCTTCCTGTAGCTGCCGTCCTCCATCGAGATGTGCAGCCATTGGTCGACGAAAGCCTTCAGCGCCATGTCGCGCTGGAGCCAGTAGGCCTTCTCCGAGAAGTCGAACGGCTTTTCGGGATGCACCGCGCAGAGCACGCCGGAATGCTGCTTCTGCTGGTAGCGGGTCTCGGAAGCGTCCGTCATCATCAAATCGGCGTTGCCCTTGGCGATCTCGTCGAAGATCACGGTGTTGTCGGAGAAGACGTTGATCTCGGCATCCTTGATGTTGGCGCGCGCGAACCGCTCGTTGGTGCCGCCCGGATTGACGATGACGCGGGTGCCCTTCTTGTCGATATCGGAGATGGTCTGGTACTTGCCGACGTCGGCGCAGCGCGCGATCGGCGTCTTGCCTTCGCGCATGATCGGCATCGAGAAGAAGCCCTTCTTCTGCCGGTCGAGCGTGACCGAGACGCCGCCCATGGCGATGTCGAACTGGTCGGCCTCGAAGTCCTTCATGAGCTTCGGCCAGGCCGTCGGCACGAATTCGACCTTGACGCCGAGCGCCTTGCCGAGTGCCTCCGCCATGTCGACGTCGAAGCCGCTGAACTGCTGCGTCGCCTTGTCCAGGTAGGTGAAAGGCTTGTAGTCACCGGTCATGCCGACGCGCAAAGTGCCGCGCTTGACGATCTCGTCGAGGCGCGACGGCGCCGGCTGCTGCGCATATGCCGAAAAGTTCGCCAGCAGGACCACGGCCAAAGCCGCCACGATTCGAACGATCATCTCTTTTCCACCCATGCCCGAGCTGTCATTGTGCAGCTCTTGAAATTTGGATTTAGACCAGATGCCCGTCGCTGGCGAGGCGGAATTGAAGGGAATTTTGGGTGACGATCTCGATGTATGACGCCTCGGTCGGCGTCTTCGTGCCGTATCTACGCAACCTGTCGGCACTGCTGGACAAGGGCGTCGCCTATGCCGAAAGCCGGAAGTTCAATCCGGCCGTCCTGCTCGGCATGCGCATGGCGCCGAACATGTACGATCTGGCGCAGCAGATAGGGGAGGCGTGCCGCCATGCCACGGTCGCGCCGGCCTTGCTGGCCGACCAAGAGCCGGTGGCGCTGCCGGCGCTGGAGCACGACATCGCCGGGCTTCAGGCGCGCATTGCGACGTCAATCGAGTTCATCGAAAGCCTGTCGCGCGCCGAGATCGACAGCGCGGTGGAACGGAATGTCTTCTTCAGGCTGAAAAACGGGACCGAGCTGCCCTTCACCGGGCGGACGCTGCTGCTGACGTTCAGCGTCCCGCAATTCTTCTTTCACGTCACGACGTCCTACGACTTGCTCCGGCATGCCGGCGTCGAGCTCGTGAAGCGGGATTTTCTCGGCCCCCGCGAGCGCTAGGCTTCGCCCTTGCGCTCGTAATCGGCGAGCGAGCTGCGGCCGGCGATCTCGCTGCGCAGCTCCTCGAAGCGCCGATGTGCCTCATCCTCGTGCGCGTCGACGAAATGCACCGCGGCTTCGCTCGTCATCGGGCCGCTGACCACGGGCGCGGACTGCTCGCCGATGGTCTCGTGGACGTAGAACTGGTCGTCATCGCCGCGATGGACCGTCCATTTCAGGCGGATCGCCACCATCGGCCCCGGACCGACCTTGCTGTAGCCGTCGGCATCGGTGTGCTCCGGCACCAGGGGCTGCTCCTCGACCACGGGATGCTCGTGCTCGTCGACCACCGCATGCTCGTCGGCGACAGGATGCTCGTCGGTGATAGGATGCTCGTCGGCGACGACCTGCTCACCGGCGACCACCATTTCGGTCTCGGTCTCGCGGACGACGAGGGCGGGCTCGGGGTGCTCCAAAATGCTGGCGATGGTGGCCAGCGCATGGTCGGTCGGGTCGATCTCTGACAAGGGTCCATCCTCCAGCTCGACGCGGCCGGCAAGTCTGTCCCACTGCCGCCGCGGCCGGACTTATTACGCGGGTTTGATTAAGGCTGAGTTGGGGCTCGATCTGCACCAAAATGGGACGCATTCTGGCGTTCCAGAGGCGGGCGGATAACCGCCCGCCTGGAGGACGGCTCAGCCGAGCACGTCCTGGTTGATGATGTTCTGCCGGATGGGATCGCCGTCCAGCACACTCAGGATATTGCGAGCTGTCTGCTCGCTCATGCGGCTCACCGCCTCGACGGTGACACCGGCGACGTGCGGGGCCATGATGACGTTGGGCAGCGCGAACAGCGCGTTGCTGATCGGCGGCGGCTCCACCTCGAACACGTCGATCCCGGCACCGGCAATCCTGCCGGAGACCAGGGCGTCGTACAGCGCGGCTTCCTTCACGATGCCGCCGCGTGCGGTGTTGATGAGATAGGATTTCGGCTTCATCCGGCCGATCCGCGCCGCATCGAACAGGCCGACGGTCTCCGGCGTCTTCGGGCAGTGGATGGTGACGAAGTCGGCGTTGGGCAGCGCTGCGTCGAGATCGGCGACGGGCTCGCAGCCAGCGGCCTTGATCTCGGCGGCAGGCTTGTATGGATCGTAGACCTGCACCTTCATTTCCATCGCCAGGCAGCGCTTGGCGGTGCGTGTGCCGATGCGGCCGAAGCCGATGACGAGCACGGTCTTGCCGTAGAGATCGAACGGCAGCATGCCGAGCCGGTCGGCCCATTTGCCGTCCTTGACGCAGGCATGCATCTCCTGCGCGCGCTTGGCCAGCGTCAGCATCATGAACAGCGCCTGCTCGGCGACCGAGGGCGAGTTGGCGCTGCCCGCGACCATCAGCGGCACCTTGCGGCGGGAGAGGGCGGGGACGTCGACGGCGTCATAGCCGACGCCGATCCGCGTCACCACTTTCATGTCGCGGGACGCCTCGAGCTCGGTCTCGCCGAAGGCGGTGGCGCCGAGCGCCACGCCATGGACCGGGGCATGGCTCTTCAGCAGTGCCTCAAAATCCTTCGCCGAGATCAGGTTTGCAAATTCGACGAGCTCGATATCGTCTCGCTGGGTGAGGAGGGCGCGGGCCTCTTGCGACAAAGTTTGTGTAACGAAGATCTTCTTCTTGTTGGTCGCCATCGCTCCCTGCCTGCTCGCATTTCTTGGACCTGCGTCACAACACGACGCCGGTGTCTTCGTTTAGCAGGTGCATATTGTTGAGGTCCATCGCCAAACGCATGGGTGCCCCGTCCTTGGCGCCGGCGTTGGGATCGACGCGGCCGCAGACCGGCGTGCCGTCGAGGCCGAAATAGACCAGGGTCTCCATCCCCATCGGCTCGGTGACGTCGAGCACGGTGTCGAAAGTCTCGACGCCCGGCCCGAGATGGGCATGCGACTCGGTGAGGTGCTCGGGCCGGAGGCCGAGCAGCAGCTTGTCGGTGCGCGGCAGCGCGTTGTAGCGCGCGGCGCGGGCCGGCGGCAGCGCAAAGGCGATGCGGTCGGTCAAACGGATCTGGAGCGCGCCGCCGACATCCTCCAGCCGGCACGGGATGAAATTCATCGCGGGCGAGCCGATGAAACCGGCGACGAAGCGCGTCGCAGGCTTGTGGTAGAGCTCGTTGGGCGTGCCGATCTGCTCGATGCGGCCCTTGTTCATCACAACGACGCGGTCAGCCAGCGTCATCGCCTCGACCTGGTCGTGAGTGACGTAGACCGTGGTGGTGCGCACCTTCTGGTGCACCTTCTTGATCTCGATCCGCATCTGCACGCGCAGCTTGGCGTCGAGATTGGACAGCGGCTCGTCGAACAGGAACACTTTCGGATTGCGCACGATGGCACGGCCCATCGCGACGCGCTGGCGCTGACCGCCGGA
Protein-coding regions in this window:
- a CDS encoding DUF2147 domain-containing protein, which encodes MRKLLATAAFLLASTAAQAQYTFEYGGRTIRIDPDRGTVQIPGVYDNTGQGKAKKAKKNETSPGQQAPQQAKVDPQPQAAPAPAPAPVVAPPATEQAPAAAAPPPVPPPPAPPPSATASNAPAETAVLPPPAPPPAPAPVEEQAAPAVAPPPAPTVAAAPPAPRPAPAPAPAAAPVQAAAVAPPAPAGAPARDLNSPLGIWLTEEKEGKVRIEQCGSNLCGYSVDSKSNQNGEQVLINMKPAKDQNKDQKWSGRILDPNTGSTYDSTIAMKGTDRLRVQGCAFGGMFCGGQTWTRVN
- a CDS encoding transporter substrate-binding domain-containing protein, with the protein product MIVRIVAALAVVLLANFSAYAQQPAPSRLDEIVKRGTLRVGMTGDYKPFTYLDKATQQFSGFDVDMAEALGKALGVKVEFVPTAWPKLMKDFEADQFDIAMGGVSVTLDRQKKGFFSMPIMREGKTPIARCADVGKYQTISDIDKKGTRVIVNPGGTNERFARANIKDAEINVFSDNTVIFDEIAKGNADLMMTDASETRYQQKQHSGVLCAVHPEKPFDFSEKAYWLQRDMALKAFVDQWLHISMEDGSYRKIYAAWFD
- a CDS encoding DUF1993 domain-containing protein yields the protein MYDASVGVFVPYLRNLSALLDKGVAYAESRKFNPAVLLGMRMAPNMYDLAQQIGEACRHATVAPALLADQEPVALPALEHDIAGLQARIATSIEFIESLSRAEIDSAVERNVFFRLKNGTELPFTGRTLLLTFSVPQFFFHVTTSYDLLRHAGVELVKRDFLGPRER
- a CDS encoding hydroxyacid dehydrogenase encodes the protein MATNKKKIFVTQTLSQEARALLTQRDDIELVEFANLISAKDFEALLKSHAPVHGVALGATAFGETELEASRDMKVVTRIGVGYDAVDVPALSRRKVPLMVAGSANSPSVAEQALFMMLTLAKRAQEMHACVKDGKWADRLGMLPFDLYGKTVLVIGFGRIGTRTAKRCLAMEMKVQVYDPYKPAAEIKAAGCEPVADLDAALPNADFVTIHCPKTPETVGLFDAARIGRMKPKSYLINTARGGIVKEAALYDALVSGRIAGAGIDVFEVEPPPISNALFALPNVIMAPHVAGVTVEAVSRMSEQTARNILSVLDGDPIRQNIINQDVLG
- a CDS encoding ABC transporter ATP-binding protein, with protein sequence MADVTLRKVIKRYDDVEAVRGIDLDIADHEFIVLVGPSGCGKSTTLRMIAGLEDISDGDIMIGGDVVNDVPPKDRDIAMVFQNYALYPHMTVAENMSFGLRLKHYPKAEIKARVTEAARLLDITDLIDRKPKQLSGGQRQRVAMGRAIVRNPKVFLFDEPLSNLDAKLRVQMRIEIKKVHQKVRTTTVYVTHDQVEAMTLADRVVVMNKGRIEQIGTPNELYHKPATRFVAGFIGSPAMNFIPCRLEDVGGALQIRLTDRIAFALPPARAARYNALPRTDKLLLGLRPEHLTESHAHLGPGVETFDTVLDVTEPMGMETLVYFGLDGTPVCGRVDPNAGAKDGAPMRLAMDLNNMHLLNEDTGVVL